A window of Carassius carassius chromosome 44, fCarCar2.1, whole genome shotgun sequence contains these coding sequences:
- the nhsb gene encoding actin remodeling regulator NHS isoform X12 gives MYAGTNTETDGELPVMSHRPKCPVPNIPTTLDKKINWSKALPLATPEESIKDDSQVISSCIIPINVSGVGFDREASARCSLVHSQSVLQRRRKLRRRKTITGIPKRVQQDLDSDESPVARERTVIIHANPHKSLWHEELSLSGRVLHTKDSGCQTDDFLIAAPSRRRIRAQRGQGIPASLSHSTGNITSLPDHSDTVYAAASATRVRSRSLPREGGRLLDEDQDDSDDDDDEDDEEDEELSPYEAEDFLPGPGQRILKDEEESTDDQGMSEHQFGSLKRMQHSESPDHTWIERGRSRLPRKVDMGSCEISSSSDTFSSPIHSASTTGVLGSQIDHKEDHQSSSGNWSGSSSTCPSQTSETLPPAASPPLTGSSHCDSELSLNTGSHVIDDTTGFIIDPYHIDKPQGQGQHSNYFTSSATDQMDDAGVSTASDGEWNCTQDQQDQSCPQDFSPKHSREDESGVSCPSYSSGETYESFSDQASARKSEMHYIVDTEGFYSSMHFDCGLKGSRSYYNYAAIDPDCGPSGNIAPGMGEYTQSEYRATRTLGRPCLSLKKPKAKPPPPKRSSSLKETSSGVNILEQDEPKITCELPLPLSSSEMKLQLDLADSAGHLDTAGLESLGAWGVENVRDMLDCSSPFSSSDTHSFKDEGAVQADYADLWLHNDLKSNDPYRSLSNSSTAMGTTVIECIKSPECAEMQACQPRSRPTSPTLPPSEGDLKLASPERLVSLASPSSGYSSQSETPTSSFPSAFFPGPLSPTSGKRKPKVPERKSSLCSLQQPQLSVRDLGISSRRETDFHAIPPSHLDLSALHTKYFAHRNQMHILHQNKQKAAIAAAAAAEARTAAAAAAATAAAAAEAHTATSFSVSATSTVPSSAHLAITPIVLRSVQLRSICRLAEGNQGYELVSANLVTRPKCPTVITDAPSSSNRHNRKPPAYKPPAAQLCESQVPPVENVALPQEEVKVRQERLGPGTYWAMTAFRTPVDPTPEKEDSSTRSSQQEQDIRKYPGVQLTLSPERLKQDLNQLSRSDPSAQPMCSASIMPPPAYSEIQRSNFVLCNSPDKVPVSTQEASHTYTISDVQGREEDYETSGVATRSASHDIGEEGSTPDTEDYFSKESTPSDNSTSSLTDDSKTDDDNVFPSPNKLLTTEDLFAMIHRSKRKVLGRKDSGEISGKSRHGVAHAPAPVSNPSVCPVAPAASVPSNSSQRASGPIYRSAKKSSTSSEEFKLLLLKKGSRSDSSYRMSATEILKSPITPKTQVELLLETSRQAEEPPLPLQESTSSGDPLPSQFPKANSEGFSPKTLTMSAASRQGRSRIPPAANSSRYSTRSRLYTAPMQAISEGETENSDGSPHDDRSS, from the exons atgtat GCTGGAACCAACACAGAAACAGATGGTGAATTGCCAGTGATGAGCCATAGGCCTAAATGTCCTGTTCCCAATATACCTACCACCCTGGACAAAAAGATCAACTGGTCCAAAGCCCTGCCTCTTGCCACTCCAGAAGAGAGTATAAAGGATGATTCTCAAGTGATTTCATCCTGCATCATTCCAATAAATGTTTCTG GTGTTGGATTTGACAGAGAAGCTAGTGCTCGCTGCTCTCTTGTTCACTCACAGTCAGTTCTACAGAGACGCCGGAAACTCAGGAGGCGAAAAACGATCACTGGCATCCCCAAACGAGTTCAACAAGACTTGG ATTCTGACGAATCACCTGTGGCTAGAGAGAGAACAGTGATCATTCATGCCAACCCACACAAGTCATTGTGGCATGAGGAGCTCTCTTTGAGTGGCCGAGTATTGCACACCAAGGACTCTGGCTGTCAGACAGATGACTTCTTGATTGCTGCTCCATCCCGGAGGCGTATCCGTGCCCAGAGGGGTCAGGGAATTCCAGCCTCTCTCTCACACTCCACTGGAAACATCACCTCCCTGCCGGATCACTCTGATACTGTGTATGCTGCAGCATCAGCTACTCGTGTCCGTTCTAGAAGTCTACCACGTGAGGGTGGTCGGCTTCTGGATGAGGATCAGGatgacagtgatgatgatgatgatgaagatgatgaagaagatgaagaactCTCTCCGTATGAAGCTGAGGACTTCCTACCAGGTCCAGGACAGAGAATTCTGAAGGACGAGGAGGAGAGCACTGATGACCAAGGCATGTCAGAGCACCAGTTTGGAAGCCTCAAGCGCATGCAGCATTCCGAGAGCCCTGACCACACATGGATTGAGAGAGGCAGATCTAGACTCCCACGCAAAGTTGATATGGGGAGCTGTGAGATTTCCTCCAGCTCTGATACTTTCAGCAGCCCCATCCACTCTGCCTCCACTACAGGAGTGCTAGGCAGTCAGATTGACCATAAAGAGGATCACCAGTCATCAAGCGGCAACTGGAGTGGAAGCAGCTCCACTTGCCCATCGCAGACGTCTGAAACTCTTCCGCCTGCTGCCTCTCCTCCCCTGACTGGATCCTCACACTGTGATTCAGAACTCTCCCTCAATACTGGATCCCATGTCATTGATGACACCACTGGCTTCATAATTGACCCCTACCACATTGACAAGCCACAAGGACAGGGGCAGCATTCCAATTATTTTACCTCATCGGCAACTGATCAGATGGATGATGCAGGTGTCAGTACTGCTAGTGATGGTGAGTGGAACTGCACCCAGGACCAGCAGGATCAGTCCTGCCCCCAAGACTTCAGTCCAAAGCATTCCAGAGAGGATGAGAGTGGTGTCAGCTGCCCCAGTTATTCAAGTGGGGAAACTTACGAGAGTTTCAGTGACCAAGCATCCGCTAGGAAATCTGAGATGCACTACATAGTTGACACTGAAGGATTTTATTCCTCCATGCACTTTGACTGTGGTCTTAAGGGTAGCAGAAGCTACTACAACTATGCAGCCATTGACCCTGACTGTGGACCAAGTGGAAATATAGCACCTGGCATGGGTGAATACACTCAGTCAGAGTATAGAGCCACCAGGACACTGGGTAGACCATGTCTCTCCTTAAAAAAACCAAAGGCCAAGCCACCCCCACCAAAACGTAGCTCTTCATTAAAGGAAACAAGCAGTGGTGTGAACATTCTAGAGCAGGATGAACCAAAGATTACTTGCGAGTTGCCACTGCCCTTGTCTTCCAGTGAGATGAAACTGCAGCTGGACTTGGCTGATTCTGCAGGGCACCTTGACACTGCAGGTCTTGAGTCACTTGGCGCATGGGGAGTGGAGAATGTCAGGGACATGCTTGACTGCTCCTCTCCATTCAGTTCCTCAGACACACATTCGTTCAAGGATGAAGGTGCTGTGCAAGCTGACTATGCAGACCTCTGGCTCCACAATGACTTGAAATCAAATGACCCTTACCGGTCTCTGTCCAACTCTAGCACTGCTATGGGTACAACTGTTATTGAATGCATCAAGTCACCAGAATGTGCAGAAATGCAAGCCTGTCAACCCAGGTCCAGACCTACTTCTCCAACTCTTCCTCCATCTGAAGGTGACTTAAAGCTGGCTTCCCCTGAAAGGTTGGTGAGCTTGGCATCCCCTTCCAGTGGATATTCTAGTCAATCAGAAACTCCTACATCTTCCTTCCCCTCTGCTTTCTTCCCAGGGCCCCTGTCTCCAACTAGTGGCAAAAGGAAACCCAAAGTCCCTGAAAGGAAGTCCTCACTTTGTTCCCTACAACAGCCACAGCTTTCAGTCCGAGACCTAGGCATTTCCTCCAGGAGGGAAACTGACTTCCATGCCATACCCCCCAGTCACCTTGACCTAAGTGCTCTTCACACCAAGTATTTTGCTCACAGAAATCAGATGCACATCCTCCACCAGAATAAACAGAAAGCTGCCATAGCTGCGGCTGCGGCTGCAGAAGCTCGCACTGCAGCCGCCGCCGCTGCTGCCACTGCTGCCGCTGCTGCAGAGGCTCACACTGCAACTTCTTTTTCAGTGAGTGCAACAAGCACAGTACCCAGCTCAGCCCATTTGGCCATCACTCCAATTGTTCTTAGATCAGTCCAACTGCGATCTATTTGTAGATTAGCTGAAGGGAACCAAGGGTATGAACTGGTCAGTGCAAATCTAGTAACTCGTCCCAAGTGTCCCACAGTAATAACTGATGCCCCATCCTCTAGCAACAGGCACAACAGGAAACCACCAGCCTACAAACCCCCTGCGGCACAGCTCTGTGAATCACAGGTACCACCAGTGGAAAATGTTGCTCTTCCCCAGGAAGAAGTGAAAGTGAGACAGGAGAGGCTTGGTCCTGGTACTTACTGGGCAATGACTGCTTTCAGAACTCCTGTAGATCCTACTCCTGAAAAAGAAGACTCTTCAACAAGGTCATCTCAGCAAGAACAAGACATCAGAAAGTACCCAGGTGTGCAACTGACATTGTCACCAGAGAGACTAAAACAAGATCTAAATCAGCTATCACGGTCAGACCCCTCAGCACAGCCCATGTGTTCAGCCAGCATAATGCCACCCCCCGCTTACAGTGAAATACAGAGGAGCAATTTTGTACTGTGCAACAGCCCTGACAAAGTGCCTGTTTCAACTCAAGAGGCATCGCACACTTACACAATCAGCGATGTACAAGGCCGAGAAGAGGATTATGAGACATCAGGTGTTGCAACCAGAAGTGCCTCACATGACATAGGGGAAGAAGGGTCGACCCCGGACACAGAGGACTATTTCAGCAAGG AATCAACTCCCAGTGACAATTCAACATCTTCTTTGACTGATGACTCTAAAACTGATGATGATAATGTTTTCCCATCCCCCAACAAACTACTCACAACTGAAGATCTGTTTGCCATGATACACAG GTCTAAAAGGAAAGTGCTGGGACGTAAAGACTCGGGGGAGATAAGTGGAAAAAGTCGGCATGGAGTAGCACATGCACCCGCTCCAGTCAGCAATCCTTCTGTATGCCCGGTCGCCCCTGCTGCCTCAGTCCCTTCAAACAGCTCTCAGCGAGCCTCAGGACCCATCTACAGGAGTGCCAAAAAGTCCAGTACATCCAGTGAGGAGTTCAAACTCCTGCTGCTAAAGAAGGGTAGTCGCTCAGACTCAAGTTACCGCATGTCTGCTACGGAGATCCTCAAGAGCCCCATCACACCCAAGACTCAAGTAGAGCTACTATTAGAGACTTCAAGACAAGCAGAGGAGCCCCCCTTACCTCTCCAGGAGTCCACTAGCAGTGGAGATCCACTTCCAAGTCAATTCCCTAAGGCCAACAGTGAAGGATTCTCCCCAAAAACACTTACAATGTCAGCTGCCTCCAGACAAGGACGTTCTAGAATTCCACCTGCGGCAAACAGCAGTCGCTATAGCACGCGGAGTCGGCTGTACACTGCCCCAATGCAGGCCATATCAGAGGGAGAGACTGAGAACTCAGATGGAAGTCCACACGATGATCGCTCCTCTTAG
- the nhsb gene encoding actin remodeling regulator NHS isoform X3, with product MPFAKRIVEPQLLCRHPIPNDEGLLFEDLCSITNVALSRTLRQLSDLSKHACSLFQELENEIVSTNQRIWALQNKIGKIQQTAGALDPKLEAVPVSNLDIESKLTSHFQAPWHQQHNLFHTCTRPSCLEELHRHAKFNLRALHRDQQQRQRSTSRERGRVTISISVAPPMPTFPSTHKLRRREQRGRHSRLERPAKEAEFKPVLRKYQRSRSSSPVQCCYFIPWIRKLHFLSKQKNGNLAINAGTNTETDGELPVMSHRPKCPVPNIPTTLDKKINWSKALPLATPEESIKDDSQVISSCIIPINVSGVGFDREASARCSLVHSQSVLQRRRKLRRRKTITGIPKRVQQDLDSDESPVARERTVIIHANPHKSLWHEELSLSGRVLHTKDSGCQTDDFLIAAPSRRRIRAQRGQGIPASLSHSTGNITSLPDHSDTVYAAASATRVRSRSLPREGGRLLDEDQDDSDDDDDEDDEEDEELSPYEAEDFLPGPGQRILKDEEESTDDQGMSEHQFGSLKRMQHSESPDHTWIERGRSRLPRKVDMGSCEISSSSDTFSSPIHSASTTGVLGSQIDHKEDHQSSSGNWSGSSSTCPSQTSETLPPAASPPLTGSSHCDSELSLNTGSHVIDDTTGFIIDPYHIDKPQGQGQHSNYFTSSATDQMDDAGVSTASDGEWNCTQDQQDQSCPQDFSPKHSREDESGVSCPSYSSGETYESFSDQASARKSEMHYIVDTEGFYSSMHFDCGLKGSRSYYNYAAIDPDCGPSGNIAPGMGEYTQSEYRATRTLGRPCLSLKKPKAKPPPPKRSSSLKETSSGVNILEQDEPKITCELPLPLSSSEMKLQLDLADSAGHLDTAGLESLGAWGVENVRDMLDCSSPFSSSDTHSFKDEGAVQADYADLWLHNDLKSNDPYRSLSNSSTAMGTTVIECIKSPECAEMQACQPRSRPTSPTLPPSEGDLKLASPERLVSLASPSSGYSSQSETPTSSFPSAFFPGPLSPTSGKRKPKVPERKSSLCSLQQPQLSVRDLGISSRRETDFHAIPPSHLDLSALHTKYFAHRNQMHILHQNKQKAAIAAAAAAEARTAAAAAAATAAAAAEAHTATSFSVSATSTVPSSAHLAITPIVLRSVQLRSICRLAEGNQGYELVSANLVTRPKCPTVITDAPSSSNRHNRKPPAYKPPAAQLCESQVPPVENVALPQEEVKVRQERLGPGTYWAMTAFRTPVDPTPEKEDSSTRSSQQEQDIRKYPGVQLTLSPERLKQDLNQLSRSDPSAQPMCSASIMPPPAYSEIQRSNFVLCNSPDKVPVSTQEASHTYTISDVQGREEDYETSGVATRSASHDIGEEGSTPDTEDYFSKESTPSDNSTSSLTDDSKTDDDNVFPSPNKLLTTEDLFAMIHRSKRKVLGRKDSGEISGKSRHGVAHAPAPVSNPSVCPVAPAASVPSNSSQRASGPIYRSAKKSSTSSEEFKLLLLKKGSRSDSSYRMSATEILKSPITPKTQVELLLETSRQAEEPPLPLQESTSSGDPLPSQFPKANSEGFSPKTLTMSAASRQGRSRIPPAANSSRYSTRSRLYTAPMQAISEGETENSDGSPHDDRSS from the exons CCGTATCAAATTTGGACATTGAGAGTAAACTGACATCACACTTTCAGGCTCCATGGCATCAACAACACAACCTGTTCCACACTTGTACACGGCCATCATGTCTGGAAGAGTTACACCGACATGCCAAGTTCAACCTTCGGGCACTGCACAGAG ACCAGCAGCAGCGTCAGCGTTCAACCAGCAGAGAGCGTGGCCGGGTCACCATATCAATATCTGTGGCTCCGCCTATGCCAACCTTCCCTTCAACTCACAAACTCAGAAGGCGGGAGCAGAGGGGCCGGCACTCACGCCTG GAGAGGCCAGCCAAAGAGGCTGAATTCAAACCCGTCCTCAGAAAG TATCAGCGCTCCCGTTCCTCCTCCCCTGTTCAGTGTTGTTACTTCATTCCCTGGATTAGAAAG CTGCATTTCTTATCAAAACAGAAAAATGGGAATTTGgcaataaat GCTGGAACCAACACAGAAACAGATGGTGAATTGCCAGTGATGAGCCATAGGCCTAAATGTCCTGTTCCCAATATACCTACCACCCTGGACAAAAAGATCAACTGGTCCAAAGCCCTGCCTCTTGCCACTCCAGAAGAGAGTATAAAGGATGATTCTCAAGTGATTTCATCCTGCATCATTCCAATAAATGTTTCTG GTGTTGGATTTGACAGAGAAGCTAGTGCTCGCTGCTCTCTTGTTCACTCACAGTCAGTTCTACAGAGACGCCGGAAACTCAGGAGGCGAAAAACGATCACTGGCATCCCCAAACGAGTTCAACAAGACTTGG ATTCTGACGAATCACCTGTGGCTAGAGAGAGAACAGTGATCATTCATGCCAACCCACACAAGTCATTGTGGCATGAGGAGCTCTCTTTGAGTGGCCGAGTATTGCACACCAAGGACTCTGGCTGTCAGACAGATGACTTCTTGATTGCTGCTCCATCCCGGAGGCGTATCCGTGCCCAGAGGGGTCAGGGAATTCCAGCCTCTCTCTCACACTCCACTGGAAACATCACCTCCCTGCCGGATCACTCTGATACTGTGTATGCTGCAGCATCAGCTACTCGTGTCCGTTCTAGAAGTCTACCACGTGAGGGTGGTCGGCTTCTGGATGAGGATCAGGatgacagtgatgatgatgatgatgaagatgatgaagaagatgaagaactCTCTCCGTATGAAGCTGAGGACTTCCTACCAGGTCCAGGACAGAGAATTCTGAAGGACGAGGAGGAGAGCACTGATGACCAAGGCATGTCAGAGCACCAGTTTGGAAGCCTCAAGCGCATGCAGCATTCCGAGAGCCCTGACCACACATGGATTGAGAGAGGCAGATCTAGACTCCCACGCAAAGTTGATATGGGGAGCTGTGAGATTTCCTCCAGCTCTGATACTTTCAGCAGCCCCATCCACTCTGCCTCCACTACAGGAGTGCTAGGCAGTCAGATTGACCATAAAGAGGATCACCAGTCATCAAGCGGCAACTGGAGTGGAAGCAGCTCCACTTGCCCATCGCAGACGTCTGAAACTCTTCCGCCTGCTGCCTCTCCTCCCCTGACTGGATCCTCACACTGTGATTCAGAACTCTCCCTCAATACTGGATCCCATGTCATTGATGACACCACTGGCTTCATAATTGACCCCTACCACATTGACAAGCCACAAGGACAGGGGCAGCATTCCAATTATTTTACCTCATCGGCAACTGATCAGATGGATGATGCAGGTGTCAGTACTGCTAGTGATGGTGAGTGGAACTGCACCCAGGACCAGCAGGATCAGTCCTGCCCCCAAGACTTCAGTCCAAAGCATTCCAGAGAGGATGAGAGTGGTGTCAGCTGCCCCAGTTATTCAAGTGGGGAAACTTACGAGAGTTTCAGTGACCAAGCATCCGCTAGGAAATCTGAGATGCACTACATAGTTGACACTGAAGGATTTTATTCCTCCATGCACTTTGACTGTGGTCTTAAGGGTAGCAGAAGCTACTACAACTATGCAGCCATTGACCCTGACTGTGGACCAAGTGGAAATATAGCACCTGGCATGGGTGAATACACTCAGTCAGAGTATAGAGCCACCAGGACACTGGGTAGACCATGTCTCTCCTTAAAAAAACCAAAGGCCAAGCCACCCCCACCAAAACGTAGCTCTTCATTAAAGGAAACAAGCAGTGGTGTGAACATTCTAGAGCAGGATGAACCAAAGATTACTTGCGAGTTGCCACTGCCCTTGTCTTCCAGTGAGATGAAACTGCAGCTGGACTTGGCTGATTCTGCAGGGCACCTTGACACTGCAGGTCTTGAGTCACTTGGCGCATGGGGAGTGGAGAATGTCAGGGACATGCTTGACTGCTCCTCTCCATTCAGTTCCTCAGACACACATTCGTTCAAGGATGAAGGTGCTGTGCAAGCTGACTATGCAGACCTCTGGCTCCACAATGACTTGAAATCAAATGACCCTTACCGGTCTCTGTCCAACTCTAGCACTGCTATGGGTACAACTGTTATTGAATGCATCAAGTCACCAGAATGTGCAGAAATGCAAGCCTGTCAACCCAGGTCCAGACCTACTTCTCCAACTCTTCCTCCATCTGAAGGTGACTTAAAGCTGGCTTCCCCTGAAAGGTTGGTGAGCTTGGCATCCCCTTCCAGTGGATATTCTAGTCAATCAGAAACTCCTACATCTTCCTTCCCCTCTGCTTTCTTCCCAGGGCCCCTGTCTCCAACTAGTGGCAAAAGGAAACCCAAAGTCCCTGAAAGGAAGTCCTCACTTTGTTCCCTACAACAGCCACAGCTTTCAGTCCGAGACCTAGGCATTTCCTCCAGGAGGGAAACTGACTTCCATGCCATACCCCCCAGTCACCTTGACCTAAGTGCTCTTCACACCAAGTATTTTGCTCACAGAAATCAGATGCACATCCTCCACCAGAATAAACAGAAAGCTGCCATAGCTGCGGCTGCGGCTGCAGAAGCTCGCACTGCAGCCGCCGCCGCTGCTGCCACTGCTGCCGCTGCTGCAGAGGCTCACACTGCAACTTCTTTTTCAGTGAGTGCAACAAGCACAGTACCCAGCTCAGCCCATTTGGCCATCACTCCAATTGTTCTTAGATCAGTCCAACTGCGATCTATTTGTAGATTAGCTGAAGGGAACCAAGGGTATGAACTGGTCAGTGCAAATCTAGTAACTCGTCCCAAGTGTCCCACAGTAATAACTGATGCCCCATCCTCTAGCAACAGGCACAACAGGAAACCACCAGCCTACAAACCCCCTGCGGCACAGCTCTGTGAATCACAGGTACCACCAGTGGAAAATGTTGCTCTTCCCCAGGAAGAAGTGAAAGTGAGACAGGAGAGGCTTGGTCCTGGTACTTACTGGGCAATGACTGCTTTCAGAACTCCTGTAGATCCTACTCCTGAAAAAGAAGACTCTTCAACAAGGTCATCTCAGCAAGAACAAGACATCAGAAAGTACCCAGGTGTGCAACTGACATTGTCACCAGAGAGACTAAAACAAGATCTAAATCAGCTATCACGGTCAGACCCCTCAGCACAGCCCATGTGTTCAGCCAGCATAATGCCACCCCCCGCTTACAGTGAAATACAGAGGAGCAATTTTGTACTGTGCAACAGCCCTGACAAAGTGCCTGTTTCAACTCAAGAGGCATCGCACACTTACACAATCAGCGATGTACAAGGCCGAGAAGAGGATTATGAGACATCAGGTGTTGCAACCAGAAGTGCCTCACATGACATAGGGGAAGAAGGGTCGACCCCGGACACAGAGGACTATTTCAGCAAGG AATCAACTCCCAGTGACAATTCAACATCTTCTTTGACTGATGACTCTAAAACTGATGATGATAATGTTTTCCCATCCCCCAACAAACTACTCACAACTGAAGATCTGTTTGCCATGATACACAG GTCTAAAAGGAAAGTGCTGGGACGTAAAGACTCGGGGGAGATAAGTGGAAAAAGTCGGCATGGAGTAGCACATGCACCCGCTCCAGTCAGCAATCCTTCTGTATGCCCGGTCGCCCCTGCTGCCTCAGTCCCTTCAAACAGCTCTCAGCGAGCCTCAGGACCCATCTACAGGAGTGCCAAAAAGTCCAGTACATCCAGTGAGGAGTTCAAACTCCTGCTGCTAAAGAAGGGTAGTCGCTCAGACTCAAGTTACCGCATGTCTGCTACGGAGATCCTCAAGAGCCCCATCACACCCAAGACTCAAGTAGAGCTACTATTAGAGACTTCAAGACAAGCAGAGGAGCCCCCCTTACCTCTCCAGGAGTCCACTAGCAGTGGAGATCCACTTCCAAGTCAATTCCCTAAGGCCAACAGTGAAGGATTCTCCCCAAAAACACTTACAATGTCAGCTGCCTCCAGACAAGGACGTTCTAGAATTCCACCTGCGGCAAACAGCAGTCGCTATAGCACGCGGAGTCGGCTGTACACTGCCCCAATGCAGGCCATATCAGAGGGAGAGACTGAGAACTCAGATGGAAGTCCACACGATGATCGCTCCTCTTAG